From Amycolatopsis sp. cg9, one genomic window encodes:
- a CDS encoding SDR family NAD(P)-dependent oxidoreductase — protein MSNGVLVTGASRGIGRAVATAFAARGDRVAVHYGHRAADAEETLSQLPGAGHLLISGDLADPEAARKIADAAEAGLGGVDVLVNNAAVATSAETAHPVGAVSYADWQRIWRRTLDVNLVGAANLSYCVARHLIGRGAPGRIVNIGSRGAFKGEPDHPAYGASKAALHALGQSLAVSLAPHGISVTSVAPGFTATERVADRIDDALRAQSPFGRVGTPEEVAAAVVYLASAEATWASGAILDLNGASHLRM, from the coding sequence GGGCGCGCGGTGGCCACGGCGTTCGCGGCGCGGGGTGACCGGGTGGCCGTCCACTACGGACACCGCGCCGCGGACGCCGAGGAAACGCTTTCGCAGCTGCCCGGCGCCGGGCACCTGCTGATCAGCGGCGACCTCGCCGACCCGGAGGCGGCGCGGAAGATCGCCGACGCCGCCGAAGCCGGGCTCGGCGGGGTCGACGTGCTGGTCAACAACGCCGCCGTCGCGACTTCGGCCGAGACCGCGCACCCGGTCGGCGCGGTGTCCTACGCGGACTGGCAGCGGATCTGGCGGCGCACCCTCGACGTCAACCTCGTGGGCGCCGCGAACCTGAGCTACTGCGTCGCCCGGCACCTCATCGGGCGCGGCGCACCGGGCCGGATCGTCAACATCGGGTCGCGCGGGGCGTTCAAGGGCGAGCCCGACCACCCGGCGTACGGCGCGAGCAAGGCGGCGCTGCACGCGCTCGGCCAGTCGCTCGCCGTTTCCCTCGCGCCGCACGGCATCTCCGTGACGTCGGTCGCGCCCGGCTTCACGGCCACCGAGCGGGTGGCGGACCGGATCGACGACGCCCTGCGCGCGCAGAGCCCGTTCGGCCGGGTCGGCACCCCCGAGGAGGTCGCCGCGGCCGTCGTCTACCTGGCGTCCGCCGAAGCGACCTGGGCGTCCGGCGCGATCCTCGACCTCAACGGCGCCTCGCACCTGCGGATGTGA
- a CDS encoding LCP family protein — protein sequence MHPLGKIVVSGLALVVFCGTAYGYANLKALDEVTRDSVIDADGETSPGEQPADGSLDVLLVGRDARTDPQGNPLSPEMLRELRVGANGDDLTDTLIVLRIPNGTKQVKAFSVPRDSYVSMPGGRGKINAAFGRAKAAEARRLRTAGETDKAKIDQSALTAGRRATRQAVEDLTGVKIDHFAEVNLLSFAEISKAVGGVDVCLNAATQDRNSGADFPAGPQRVSGADALAFVRQRDNLRGGDFDRVRRQQVFLAGLARQVLSAGTLGDPGKLSDLIEAVKRSVVLDASWNLLDFVAQLRGVSGGGIQFETIPIVNPDYRYDPADHRLTAVQVDPAAVKAFAASLIGPVAPPPSPGPGQGPTVDVSNAGPREGLAARVSGLLRDKGFTPGTTGNTAARRTSVVRFGAELKDRGAEVARLLGGLTTQESAAVPAGHIEVVLGTVYAGPGAAGGGGAPAAGDEPITSGGVVCVN from the coding sequence GTGCACCCACTGGGCAAGATCGTCGTCTCCGGGCTGGCGCTGGTCGTCTTCTGCGGCACGGCGTACGGCTACGCGAACCTGAAGGCCCTCGACGAAGTCACGCGCGACAGCGTGATCGACGCGGACGGCGAGACCAGCCCGGGGGAGCAGCCCGCCGACGGCTCGCTCGACGTCCTGCTCGTCGGCCGGGACGCCCGCACCGACCCCCAGGGCAACCCGCTGTCGCCGGAGATGCTCCGCGAACTGCGGGTCGGTGCCAACGGCGACGACCTCACCGACACCCTGATCGTGCTGCGGATCCCGAACGGGACCAAGCAGGTGAAAGCGTTTTCCGTCCCGCGTGACAGCTACGTGTCGATGCCCGGCGGCCGGGGCAAGATCAACGCCGCGTTCGGGCGCGCGAAGGCCGCCGAGGCGCGCCGGCTGCGCACCGCGGGCGAGACCGACAAGGCGAAGATCGACCAGAGCGCCCTCACCGCCGGGCGACGCGCGACGCGGCAGGCCGTCGAGGACCTCACCGGCGTCAAGATCGACCACTTCGCCGAAGTCAACCTGCTCAGCTTCGCCGAGATCAGCAAGGCGGTCGGCGGCGTCGACGTCTGCCTCAACGCGGCCACCCAGGACCGGAACTCGGGCGCGGACTTCCCGGCCGGGCCGCAGCGGGTTTCGGGCGCCGACGCGCTCGCCTTCGTCCGGCAGCGGGACAACCTCCGGGGCGGCGACTTCGACCGCGTCCGCCGCCAGCAGGTCTTCCTCGCCGGGCTGGCGCGGCAGGTGCTGTCAGCGGGCACGCTGGGCGACCCCGGCAAGCTTTCGGACCTGATCGAGGCGGTGAAGCGCTCGGTGGTGCTCGACGCCTCGTGGAACCTGCTCGACTTCGTCGCCCAGCTGCGCGGGGTCAGCGGCGGTGGCATCCAGTTCGAGACGATCCCGATCGTCAACCCGGACTACCGCTACGACCCCGCCGACCACCGGCTGACGGCGGTGCAGGTCGACCCGGCCGCGGTCAAGGCGTTCGCGGCGAGCCTGATCGGGCCGGTCGCGCCACCGCCGTCGCCGGGGCCGGGGCAGGGGCCCACCGTCGACGTCTCGAACGCGGGGCCGCGGGAAGGGCTCGCGGCGCGCGTGTCCGGCCTGCTGCGCGACAAGGGGTTCACCCCCGGCACGACCGGCAACACGGCCGCGCGGCGGACGTCGGTGGTCCGGTTCGGCGCCGAGCTGAAGGACCGGGGCGCCGAGGTGGCGCGGCTGCTGGGCGGGCTGACCACCCAGGAGTCCGCGGCGGTGCCCGCCGGGCACATCGAGGTCGTGCTCGGCACGGTGTACGCGGGCCCCGGCGCGGCGGGCGGCGGGGGTGCCCCGGCCGCCGGCGACGAGCCGATCACGTCGGGCGGGGTCGTCTGCGTGAATTGA